The sequence below is a genomic window from Sphingobacterium sp. ML3W.
TAGCATTTCTTAATTTGTATGATATTCAGATTTATAGGTCTTTTTTAAAGAACTTAATAATATCTTTTTTACTGAGCATTTTCGTGCTTTTTGTGGAGTACAATGCATTTTTATAGCTATGTATCAGCTGCAATTGGGGATTTCCCCATAGCATTTCGGAATAAAAGAGTGCTAGTCTGCTTGCTCCTAAGTCAACAAAAATGGTCGCATCCTTTTTTGTGTTGAATCCGTTTAAAATGATTTCATATAGATCTTCGAAGTCTTTTTGTGATTTAAGGTAAATTTCACCAAAGTCTATTTTATCGTTAATATCGTTCCTGAAAGTAATCTTAATTTGCTCGTCTTCTAATTCAGAAGCCTTGATTTCGTAAGCACTCCCTTTATTTATAATGCTGATCTCTTTTTTTACAAGGTCGACTTGTCTAATTTGAGAAAAAATGCTGGGTATGCCTATGAATAGAAAAAGAAGAAACATCAACAATTTTGCCATAAGTATGAAGTTACAAAATTTATCGTGAACGTATCCCTTAATCTACGATAAATAGCTCGGACATAATGTGGTCTGCCATTAGCTTTCCACTGTCGGTTAGTGTGATCTTGTTTTCTACTTGCTTTAATTGATTGTTATCGATGAATTCTGCAGCATTGTTCTGCAGTTGCTTTTTTACTTCTGCGCCAAACTTTTCTTCTACAGCGGTTAGATTAATGCCCCACATGGTTCGGAGTGAGGTCATCGTGTATTCATTAATACGGTCAAGTGATGAAAGTTCCTCGGTTTCCAAAGGAAGAGAATTTTGAGCAATATCCTGTATATATTTGGCATTGTTGGCGATATTCCATGAACGTGAGTGGCCATTAAAAGAATGTGCCGATGGACCAATTCCTAAATAGTGTTTCCCTTTCCAATAGTTCGTGTTATGTTTGGCATACATGCCGTTTTTAGCAAAATTGGAGATTTCATATTGTTCAAAATCGGACTCTGTTAGATGCGCAATAAGCATAAGCATTTGATCTGCCGCTTGATCGCTATCTATTGCTGCCGATTTACCTGTTTTGATCATATGATCAAGTGCAGTTTTCTTTTCTACGGTCATGGAGTAGGATGAAATATGTGGAATCTGGAAATCTACCAGCTTTTGCATATTCTTCTTCCATTTTTCATTGGTCAATAGTGGAAACCCGTAGATCAGATCGCAGGTGATATTTTCGAATCCAGCATCTTGAACCCGCATGATACATGATTCAGCCTCTTTTTGGTTGTGCGCCCTGTTCATCCATCTTAGATCTTCTTCAAAGAAGGATTGAATTCCGATACTGAAGCGGTTGATTTCAGTTTGACGAAGTTTCTCGACTTTCTCCCGGTTCAGGTCGTCGGGATTGGCTTCGAGTGTAATCTCTATATTGGAGTCAATCTCAAAGTGCTTGGATACTTTATCAATGAGTCTGGAGATATCCTCTGCTTCGAGTATAGAGGGTGTACCTCCACCAAAGTAGATGGACTGAATCTTTTTGTCTTCCAGATAATCGGCTCTAAGTTCAATTTCCTTGTATAACATGCTGAGCATTTCGTCTTTGTATTTCAGTGAGGTACTGAAATGGAAGTCGCAGTAATGACAGGCTTGCTTACAGAATGGAATGTGAAAATAGATCATGGGTAATTTGTTTTGATGACAAAGGTAAAGGAAAATCCATATTAAAATGGATTTATTCTGTTTCTTTGGTATACTGTTGGAGGTTTTTACTGACTCTTCTTTTTATCCGATCTCGTAGATTTCGGGGTGCAATAACTTCTATGTTTTCTCCAAATCCCAAAATTTCGCGCTCCAGTTCAAAGTTTAAGACGACATCAAGACGAACGAGAATACTACCATCGTTATTTTTATCAATGATCTGCTGGGAGTTATGTAAAGGTTTTGTTTCTACATATGGTGCATTGAAGCTGTCGATTTTTAAGATCACTTTTTGACCACGGTCTTTTTGACTTTTTGTTACCCCGATTGTATCTGCAAAATAGCGTTCGAAATCAATTCCGTCATAAGGTACGAACCCATTTTTTGCCATTTCATCAATATCTACTATACGATCAAGGGCAAGGATAAGTAATAATTTACCTTTTTTTGGTTTACAAACTAAGAACCACCGATTGCGGTATTCTTTTAAGAGATATGGATAATAAACATCCTGTGTTGGTCCAAGTGACTTAAAGGATTTGTAAGTGATGAGTAAAGGTATTTCTTCGAGGATGGCATGATGCAGGGTGCTGATCCAGTTTAAACCTTTCAATAGTTTATTACTTTCCATTTGCACGACAGGCTTTTGAGTTCCTTCCGACTTAATGAGACTATTTTCTAAACGTAAGATCATATCACTCATTTCGTCAAAATAAGAGAATCCATTAAGATGCTTTAGTAAGTCTACCGCTTCTTTCATCTTCTTCATATCTAAGGAGGTAATGGGCGAATTGCTGATGCTATATTGAGGGTCACTGTAGCTATAGAATTTCCTATCTGTAACAATGATAGGAGCGTTGTAACCAAGTTTATTGCTGCGCATAAGTTGGATATCGCCCTGTATTGTTCTTTTGCTGATACCATTATGGATACCCTCCAGCTCATAAAGTGCATTGGATACTTTTTCAATAAGATCTTCTAACGTCCATTTGCGATGACGTTGACATAGGCAACTGTCTATGGTTTTGTAGCGTATTAATGCAAGTTTATTGGTGGACATTTTGTTTTTGATGAAATGTTACGAATTTAAATGTACAAAATTCATTTTTACTGCGCAATGTATTTGCGCATGAAGTTTTTTATTAATGGTTTTTATTGGTTTTAACAAATTAATTCGTTTGATTTTCAGGTTAATGTGTTGTTTTTGTTTTGTTTTTTGAAAATATTTTTTACTACGCAGGAAGGTTGCGTGATGGGGTGCGCACATTTGTAATGTCGATCAAGACAAATAGTTCTTTGAGAAAGTAAGCGAATAGCTTTTTAAGATATATACCTGAAAGGGTGTATGACATAGTGCATGATTTTGAGGTCCTCGTCTCCTGTTTCTGTATAGCAGGGTAGTGTTGTTTCAGTCGAAAATAATATACTGACTTTAAAAAAATCACGATTGTCTCATGTTGGGGTCGTAGGTTCGAATCCTACTTCCGTCTCGAACGGAGTAACTCAGGGGTAGAGTACAACAAAAGGGTGGGTTCGAGTCCCACGCACATTTCAAAAATGTGTCCACCGGTTGGAGGAACGAAAGTTCCATAGTCAAGTTTAAACTTTCTGTAAAAAAGTTTCCACTTAATAAGCGCTTCGTCTCTCGTTTGGTCTTCTCGTTTTTTGAAAAAGGGGAGACAATTGAAAGGGGTCTTTGAAGTATAAATTAGGTGCTAAAGGCAACGATAGGGTTGAGGATAGTGGAATACTTAAAGCAATACACGAATGGGGTGTATTTTCTTTAGGGATAAGCTGTCATCATTTTATTTTTCTTTTAGCCGCTTTTACATTCCGATGCTATTTAATGAACAAGAATCGAGGCGTTTTTAAATAATAGGATCATTTATAGATGATAACATATCCGGATAAAGCACATCGTTTTGTGTTAGCGATGGATATTAGTAGAATAAAAAATAAAATAAGATATGAAAAGAGTAACCATAGATATCAATCAGTTGGGATTAGTTGTTAAAAACAATCGGTATACCCGTGTATTGCCTGCTGGAAAATACTGGCTAGGTTTTGGTGAAAAACTAACATTATATGATTTGTCGAAGCCTTTTCCAGTTAGCTTAGATGTCGATGTATTGATGCAGCTTGCAGGTTTTTCGGAGCATGTGGAATTGGTGGAGGTTACCGATAATGAGATCTGTCTGGTTTTTGTTAACAATAACTATAAGCAGGTACTAGCTGCTGGCAGACATGTCTTCTGGAAGGGTTTATTAACCTATTATTTCCAGAAGGAGGATATCACGGAGATAGAAATTGGATCAACTGTACACAAGCAGTTATTAGAGAAGCAGACGCTAGCTTACTATGTACGACAGTTTAAGTTAGAGCCATCGGAGAAGGGTTTACTATTTCTTGATGGAGCTTTTTCAAAGCTATTGGATGCAGGTACATATTACTGGTGGAAAAATGCGACATCCATCAGTATTTCAAAAGTGGATACACGATTGACAACAATGGATATTGCTGGTCAAGAGATCTTGACTAAAGATAAGGCGCAGATTCGGATTAATTTTTCGATACAGTACCATGTTGTGGATGTACTGAAAGCATTGCTTGAAAATAAAGACTTTGAGAAGCAGTTGTACATGCTGATGCAATTGGCCCTACGTTCTTACATAGGTCGAATGACTTTGGATGAGTTGATGGACAATAAGTCGGCTATCAATGCACATGTGCTAGAGGAGACTGCCTCGCAGGTTGAACTACTTGGGGTAAAGGTATTCCATGCCGGTGTTAAAGACATCATCTTGCCAGGAGATATCCGAGAGATAATGAATCAGGTACTGGTCGCGGAGAAAAAAGCTCAGGCCAATATCATCACGCGGCGTGAAGAAACTGCTTCTACAAGAAGCTTGTTGAATACAGCTAAATTGATGGAAGATAATGCGATGTTGTTTAAATTGAAAGAGATGGAATATGTGGAGAAGATTGCTGAAAAAATAAACAATATATCGGTTTCCGGTAATGGTCAGATTGTGGATCAGCTGAAGCAGCTGTTCGTGAAATAATACAGTTACTGCTTTTTTTTAGACTAAAGCGGTAGATATAAATAAAGAGGTGCTGTTCCTTGTTTAGGGAAAAAGAATAACCAATGTGAAAGATTGACCGGTCTGTAAACGATGGTTTAAACATATGCATTTGAGTACGATCACGATGGAAAATAAACGAATAAATGGCAATGATTTAATTGCTTTGGGATATGAAGAGAATTTTGCTTTAGGTGAAGCATTGAAAATTAATAAAAAGAGATTGGGGTTTACCCGAGAAGAGATGTTGTTGAAATTTGCGGAAGTATTGGCTGCTCCGGATAGCTATTTGGAGGATGAAATATTCAAACCGCTGGCGCAAGTACTTTTAAATGTTGATGAAGTGGCTAAAGCTACGATTTCTTTAAAGGCGGGGAAACAAGACTACAGCATTTACGGTGAGTCACAGATTGAAGAGGGTGCATTGCGCCAAATGGATCTAGCGATGAAACTTCCTGTTGCAGTTGCGGGAGCATTAATGCCCGATGCACATCAAGGATATGGTTTGCCGATTGGTGGGGTATTGGCGACTCATCATGCAGTCATTCCTTATGGCGTGGGTGTTGATATCGGTTGTCGAATGGCGTTGTCCATTTTTGATGTACCTGAGGAGCACCTGTATCTGCATCACGATTTTTATAAGAAAGTGATTATGGATAATACCAAATTTGGTGCTGGATATGGTTACTTGAAACATGAACGTGTTGACCACGCTGTCTTAGCTAATAAGACTTTTGAAGCGAATGATTTTATTCGTCAATTAAAGGATAAGGCTTGGACACAATTAGGTTCTTCTGGCGGGGGAAATCACTTCGTTGAATTCGGGGTCATGGAGTTTAACGAGGCAGATGCGGCCCTTGGTATTGAGAAAGGACGATATGTGGCTTTATTGACGCATTCGGGATCTAGAGGATTGGGAGCAACTATTGCCGATCATTATACTAAATTGGCTAAAAAGATTTGTTCTTTACCTTATGAGGCTCAAAATTTGGCTTATATGAGTTTAGATACAGCGGAAGGACAAGAGTATTGGTTAGCAATGAATCTTGCTGGTGATTATGCTTCGGCCTGTCATGAGGTCATACATGAGAAAATCAGTAGGGCTTTAGGAGCAGAGCGATTGGCGATGGTTGAAAATCATCATAATTTTGCATGGAAAGAATTATGGAAAGGAGAGGAGGTGATCGTGCATCGGAAAGGAGCAACTCCGGCAGCGATAGGGGTGCTGGGGATTATTCCTGGATCGATGGCTACTCCAGGTTTCTTAGTGCGAGGAAAAGGAAAAGAGGAGGCAATTCATTCGGCTTCTCATGGTGCTGGTCGCTTGATGAGTCGTACGAAAGCTATAAAAACCATAGCGCGTAAAGATTTGAAATCCATGTTGTCGGATAATGGTATAACGTTAATCGGGGCTGGTCTGGATGAGGCACCAATGGCTTATAAAAACATTCACGAGGTGATGGCTGCACAAGAAGATCTGGTGGATATTATCGCGAGTTTCTCTCCTAAGATTGTGCGGATGGCTGATGATGGAAGTCGGGAAGATTAACATTAAAACAAGAGACCGGTTTATTAACCGGCCTCTTGTTTTAATGTTATTTCTTTTCCCAGGTATTGTCGCTGGATTCGATATCTGCTAAGCGTAGTGATGGATCTATAATCACTTTTGCTGGTTTTTTTTCTAAATTGATCTGATACAATGGTTGTGTCCAGTTCCAGTCTTCTAGTGTGGTTCTTTTAATACCTTCGTATATCTTGAAGTTTTCTACAGGTTTTTCGCCTCTCATTTCACGTAAAGGGATATAGAAAAGTTCTTTTGTTCCGTCTTCATAGGTTACTAACAAATCGATAGGCATTGCGAAATCTGATTTGTTCTGTAACGTAATTTCTTTATCGGAAACTGTTTTGATCGCGTAATCAATCTTACGTGTTGTATTGATAAACAGGTTGAAGTACCATTTTAGATTGATGCCTGCTATATTTTCCGCAATTCTTTTGAAGTCATTTGGCGTTGGATGTTTAAATTTCCATTGTTTATAGAATTCTAAGAATGTTTTATCCAAATTGTCTTTTCCAATAATGTAGCCTAATTGTACTGCTAGCACCTGTCCTTTATTATACGCTTCATTGCTGTAGGCATAATTGGTATTGTAGTAATCTGCAAGCAGGCTGGCAGGTTCTTCTTTTCCTGATAAGGCAAGTTTGTAGTATGCACGATATGCATCGATCGAAGGGTTGGCTTCAATGGCGCCACGTTTTTCAAATAGATTTTGCATCGCAAGCTCTTCTACATAAGACGTGAAACCTTCGTCAAACCATTCGTCTACGGTCTCATTGATTCCGAATAACTGTTGGTACCAAGAGTGAGCAGCTTCGTGGAAAATGACACCGACTAGGCTTTTTAAATTACGACCACCTGTTACCAATGTTGCGGTTCCATATTCCATGCCGCCATCTCCGCCTTGGATAATGGTATAATTTGGCCACGGGTATGCTCCAAATGTGTTTGAATTAAAATCGAAAAATTCGGTCGCTAACCCCAAGGCTGTTTTCCAATTTGTTTTGACAGAATCGCTTTCTGGAATATACACAATATATACATGCACACCTTGGTTGCTCTTTGCGGAGTCAACAACAAATTTTGGATCTGCAGCCCAAACAAAGTCATGGATGTTTTTAGCAACATAGTGCCACTGGACTTTATTTTCTTTTGCTTTGATCCTTGGTTTTCCAACATAGCCTTTTACTTCTGTAGGGTTTTGTAAAACACCGGATGCTCCTAGAATATAATTTTTGTTGATATTGATGGTGATATCAAAGTTACCAAAAGGGGCGATAAATTCGCGACCTATATATTCATCTAAGTGCCATCCAAATTCATCAAAATGTGCCATTTTAGGATACCATTGCGCCATGGATAGGGCTACTCCTTCTTTAGAATTACGTCCCGACCTTCTGATCTGTTCAGGGACTTGGGCTTCCCAGTTCATATCAAATGTTGCGGTTTCGCCGTCTTCAATAGCATTGGGTAATGTTACTTCCAAAAGTGTACCATCAACTTTGAAGCTGGTATTGTTACCATTCATTGTTAATGATTTTATTTTTTGATAACCAATTTGTTTTGCTGTTAATGTTGCAATACGGCTCTGGTATTTTGGTTTATCTTTTGTCCCAAGATTGGTGGTCATTCTTTTATCTGGATCTGCGATATTGGCAAGCCTATTGTCCATCATCGATCCGGGTTGAAAGGCATTGAAATATAGGTGTAAATACACTTTTTTGAGTGATTGTCCTGAATTATTGCTGTATTTCAACTGCATGTTTCCGTTATATTGATATGTTTTTTCGTTCACATCAATATTCATTTTATAATCTACGGTCTGTTGCCAATAGCCTTTTCGTTGTGCTGTTGCTGTCTGGATGACGAACAGTCCTAAGATTAACGTGTAGAGGTATTTCAAATTCATGCTCCAAACTTACAAAAATGATTAGGAATATGTGGAACTGAAGGGAGTCCTGTTTTGTAATATTTGTTTGATAAAGAAGGGTTTTTTCTACTTTCGGGATGGTATCGAGATCAATTAGAGACAAAAAAACCTCCAGATCTGTTCTACTCCCTGGAGGTATCTAAGAATTTTATTATTGCTATTTTACGGTTTTACCTTTGTGGTCTTTCCAATTTTTCATGGAGCCGCTATAATTTTTAATCTTTTTTATCCCAGCTCGGTATAACAGCGATGTCGCTATTGTAGCACGATCTCCTGATTGACAGTATAAATAAAGTTCTTTATTTGGATCGATTTTATGTAGGTTTTCTGTTAATGTACCCACAAATAGATGTGTGGCATTTGGAATGTGCCCAGCTTTATATTCGCTATCATTGCGAACGTCTAAAATTTGTGCGTTTGGGTTATCTAAAGCGTTATTCATTTCTTCGAAATGAATAATTTCCTGTTTATCCAAAGGTATACCAAGTGTTGTTAATGAATCAGGTGTTATAAAACCAATTGCTTGATCAAGACCTATGCGCATCAGTTTTCGTGTCACCTCTTCTAATTGTTCTTTTGCAACAATGAGTATAAATGGTTGGTTATAATCTAATACCCAGCCAGCCCAATTGCTGAATGCTTTGTTATTTTGAATGTTAATGCTGTTTGGGATAAATCCTTTTGCAAAATCTAATTTATGGCGGGTATCTACTAATGCGACATGAGCGTTGTAATGTGCTCTAAATTCGTTCGCTTCTAATTCTTTGTATTGAGGTACTGCTGTTAATAATGGACGATTGATTTTGTTGAGTTTTTTCATCATCGCAAAATACTTTGGTGGTTCTGGTTGACCGTTTAATAGCTCTTCAACAAACCCTTCTTCATTATTGCCATACTGTAGTGCCCAGTTTCTTATTTTTTCATATCCAACTGTTGTACTTGGGACTGCGCCTAAAGCTTTTCCACATGCAGACCCTGCTCCATGAGCTGGCCATACTTGGACGTACTCGGGTAGGTTAGCAAATATTTTCAAAGACTCAAACATTTGATGTGCTCCAATTTCTTTTGTGCCAATTAGACCTGCCGCATTTTCTAATAGATCTGGACGGCCTACATCACCAACAAAGACAAAGTCGCCCGTGAATAACATGACGGGTTCGTTCGTTGCTGGAGTATCGGTTAATAGGAAGCTGATACTCTCGGGTGTATGGCCAGGCGTATGTAGGACCTTGAAAATAAGATTACCCAGTTTTATTTCATCCTGATGTTTTAAGCCGATATGATCAACAGCATATTGCCAATCTGGTCCTCCTTCCTCAGAAAGATAAAGTTTAGCCCCTGTTAATGCGGCTAATTCTAATGATCCTGAAAGATAATCGGCATGAATATGGGTTTCAGCGATATGGGTTATTTTTAAGTTGTTTTTTTCTGCAAGTGCTATATATGTGTCTACATCTCTTTTAGGATCGATCACGATTGCTACTCCTTTGGCTTGACAGCCGATGAGGTAACTTGCATGTGCTAATGATGATTCGAAAATGTGTTGAAAAAACATAATTATTTCTTTATAAATTTATAAACTGACTGATTTCGGTACCTGCTATGGCAATACCTATTGCACCAAGAAAGTATCCGAATGCTATTTTTAATTTTTCGGGTTTTAACTTTGTTTTCAATTGGAATCCAATCATCAATCCCATCAGTGTGATTCCTGTAAAGATAATTAATATTGTCCAATTGATATGATCCAGATGTTGGAAATTGCTTAATAGGCCGAAGGAGGTATTGATAGCAATGATAAATAAGGAGGCTGCTGTTGCTTGTTTAATGGTAATCCTCAACAATAGTACTAAAGATGGCACGATGATAAAACCTCCGCCAGCACCAACTAATCCGGTTAATATTCCTGTGATAAATCCAAGAACAATCAAAATGATTGTGCTATAGGAAGGACTTTCAACATTATTATTATCATTTCTTTTTTTGATCATCGCAATGCTGAAGCAATAATGATCAATGAAAAGAGACTCATGATAATCTGATCTTTATGTATTGATACTTGGTCTATGAAGAAGCGGTCGGGTATACTCGGTAGGATATACTATATGTTACCTTCGATTTTTTATTTTAAGTCTCCATTGACTAGAGTAGACGGATATTATTTCTTTGTAATAGGATCTTCCCTTGATTTTCTAAAGATTTTAAGATGCGAGATACCACTACACGAGATGTATTAAGGTCAGTGGCAATGATCTGATGGGTGACATCAATGCTTTGCGATTGACTTATTGTTGCTTTTTCCTTCAAGTAATTCATGATGCGTACATCCATCTGTGAGAAAGCGATATTATCAACTGTTGTTAGCATTTCATTAAGTCGATTGGAATAGCTTTCTAAAATAAAGTTACGCCAAGATTTATACTTTCCCATCCAACCGTCTAGGTATTGGTTTGGGATCATAGCTACGGTAGTATCGACATCTGCAATCGCTCTTATTTCACTTTTTTTTGCACCGACGCAACAGGCAATGGACATGGCGCAAGTATCTCCTTTTTCTAAAAAGTATAATAACAATTCACCTTCATTTTTATCTTCGCGAATAATCTTGATTACGCCATCTAAAAGTAGGGGCATAAACTTAATATATTGACCAATGTCTATGATGACTTCGCCTGCCATGAATTTTTTGATGACTGCGACTTGTTCCATCTCAGTAACCAATTCTTTTTCGAAAATCCCAAAAAATTCTTGCTGAATTGTTATCATAAATTTTGATTTTAATGAGGTAATTTATTTCGTAAAAGGCCATAAATCCATGTTCCTATTAATGCAAATATAAGTACCACGCCCAAAGTCCAGTATCCTGCACCTAGCAGTGTAAACATGGGGCCAGGGCAGGCACCAGTCAAAGCCCAACCTAATCCGAAGATGGTACCACCAAGTAGATAACGTGTGATACTTTTATTTTTGTCTACGAATTGTATGGTTTGTCCTTCACTGTCTTTTACATTCTTTCTTTTAATGATCTGTACAATAATGATGGCAGTTGTTAATGCGGTACCTATAATTCCATACATATGGAAGGATCTAAACTGAAACATTTCGTAGATGCGATACCATGAAGCGGCCTCTGACTTATACATGATGATTCCAAAGAATATGCCGATTAATATGAATTTTAATTGTTTCATTTTGTAATTAGAAGATAAGTGGAAAAATAAAGTGGACCATAATGATTCCGCCGATAAAAAATCCGATAACAGCAATCAATGAAGGTAATTGAAAGTTGCTAAGTCCGGAGATGGCATGTCCTGATGAACATCCACCGGCATATCGTGTACCGAAGCCAATCAATAATCCGCCTATGCTTAAGAGTGAAAATTGGAAAAGTGAACCGTTATACTTGAAGAGACTGTCGGGCATATACCCTTTCAGGTTATCGATGATCCCTAAAGATTGAAGGTCGGCGATGCTCTTACTATTGATGTCAGGAGGATTTCCGTCGTTTAAATAGAAGTGTGCTATGAAACCACCGATTATAGTTCCTAATACTACCAACAGGTTCCAAATTTGAGATTTCCAGTCAAATCTAAAAAAAGCACTTGTTTTACCAGCTCCGGCTATCGAACACATCGTTCTCAGATTATTGGACATCCCAAAATCTTTACCTTGCTTAAGTAGTAAATACATAATAAGGGCAATTAGGGGCCCTGAGATATACCAAGGCCATGGTTTTTGAATAATTTCCAACATAATGATTAGTCTAATTTGAATACAAAGTAAAGCAACAAAAAAGAGAAAGATTGTAACTTTAGTTACAATCTTTCTCTTTTTTAATAGCATGTTACATATCGTAATATTCTGTTTTAATGTTTTTTAAGTATTGACAAAAACTTTTTAGGTCATCTTCAGATTCGAATAATTTGTTTCGCCACGCCCTAATATTAGCACCTGTTTTCAATTTGATAATAATCAGATTGCCGCCGGATCTTCTGAGGTTGCGTACATAATCGATATTGGCCAAGGGTATTGTTTTACTTGAAATGCTATCTTCCATTGTTAACTCATCGTTGCTTATCGTCCAAGTGGATGTTTTTTTTGAACATTTTACAGCGATGAAGAGTACTAGTGGTAATGAGAATAGGGATCCCATTATTTTTACAACTTCAGATATGGGAAGTCTTGAAACGATATAGACAAGAGCCAAAACAAATAACATCATGAGCAACATATATCTACCGCGGTGTAA
It includes:
- a CDS encoding RtcB family protein, yielding MENKRINGNDLIALGYEENFALGEALKINKKRLGFTREEMLLKFAEVLAAPDSYLEDEIFKPLAQVLLNVDEVAKATISLKAGKQDYSIYGESQIEEGALRQMDLAMKLPVAVAGALMPDAHQGYGLPIGGVLATHHAVIPYGVGVDIGCRMALSIFDVPEEHLYLHHDFYKKVIMDNTKFGAGYGYLKHERVDHAVLANKTFEANDFIRQLKDKAWTQLGSSGGGNHFVEFGVMEFNEADAALGIEKGRYVALLTHSGSRGLGATIADHYTKLAKKICSLPYEAQNLAYMSLDTAEGQEYWLAMNLAGDYASACHEVIHEKISRALGAERLAMVENHHNFAWKELWKGEEVIVHRKGATPAAIGVLGIIPGSMATPGFLVRGKGKEEAIHSASHGAGRLMSRTKAIKTIARKDLKSMLSDNGITLIGAGLDEAPMAYKNIHEVMAAQEDLVDIIASFSPKIVRMADDGSRED
- a CDS encoding helix-turn-helix transcriptional regulator, with product MSTNKLALIRYKTIDSCLCQRHRKWTLEDLIEKVSNALYELEGIHNGISKRTIQGDIQLMRSNKLGYNAPIIVTDRKFYSYSDPQYSISNSPITSLDMKKMKEAVDLLKHLNGFSYFDEMSDMILRLENSLIKSEGTQKPVVQMESNKLLKGLNWISTLHHAILEEIPLLITYKSFKSLGPTQDVYYPYLLKEYRNRWFLVCKPKKGKLLLILALDRIVDIDEMAKNGFVPYDGIDFERYFADTIGVTKSQKDRGQKVILKIDSFNAPYVETKPLHNSQQIIDKNNDGSILVRLDVVLNFELEREILGFGENIEVIAPRNLRDRIKRRVSKNLQQYTKETE
- a CDS encoding sulfite exporter TauE/SafE family protein, with the protein product MIKKRNDNNNVESPSYSTIILIVLGFITGILTGLVGAGGGFIIVPSLVLLLRITIKQATAASLFIIAINTSFGLLSNFQHLDHINWTILIIFTGITLMGLMIGFQLKTKLKPEKLKIAFGYFLGAIGIAIAGTEISQFINL
- a CDS encoding M1 family metallopeptidase gives rise to the protein MNLKYLYTLILGLFVIQTATAQRKGYWQQTVDYKMNIDVNEKTYQYNGNMQLKYSNNSGQSLKKVYLHLYFNAFQPGSMMDNRLANIADPDKRMTTNLGTKDKPKYQSRIATLTAKQIGYQKIKSLTMNGNNTSFKVDGTLLEVTLPNAIEDGETATFDMNWEAQVPEQIRRSGRNSKEGVALSMAQWYPKMAHFDEFGWHLDEYIGREFIAPFGNFDITININKNYILGASGVLQNPTEVKGYVGKPRIKAKENKVQWHYVAKNIHDFVWAADPKFVVDSAKSNQGVHVYIVYIPESDSVKTNWKTALGLATEFFDFNSNTFGAYPWPNYTIIQGGDGGMEYGTATLVTGGRNLKSLVGVIFHEAAHSWYQQLFGINETVDEWFDEGFTSYVEELAMQNLFEKRGAIEANPSIDAYRAYYKLALSGKEEPASLLADYYNTNYAYSNEAYNKGQVLAVQLGYIIGKDNLDKTFLEFYKQWKFKHPTPNDFKRIAENIAGINLKWYFNLFINTTRKIDYAIKTVSDKEITLQNKSDFAMPIDLLVTYEDGTKELFYIPLREMRGEKPVENFKIYEGIKRTTLEDWNWTQPLYQINLEKKPAKVIIDPSLRLADIESSDNTWEKK
- the hemW gene encoding radical SAM family heme chaperone HemW yields the protein MIYFHIPFCKQACHYCDFHFSTSLKYKDEMLSMLYKEIELRADYLEDKKIQSIYFGGGTPSILEAEDISRLIDKVSKHFEIDSNIEITLEANPDDLNREKVEKLRQTEINRFSIGIQSFFEEDLRWMNRAHNQKEAESCIMRVQDAGFENITCDLIYGFPLLTNEKWKKNMQKLVDFQIPHISSYSMTVEKKTALDHMIKTGKSAAIDSDQAADQMLMLIAHLTESDFEQYEISNFAKNGMYAKHNTNYWKGKHYLGIGPSAHSFNGHSRSWNIANNAKYIQDIAQNSLPLETEELSSLDRINEYTMTSLRTMWGINLTAVEEKFGAEVKKQLQNNAAEFIDNNQLKQVENKITLTDSGKLMADHIMSELFIVD
- a CDS encoding slipin family protein, which encodes MKRVTIDINQLGLVVKNNRYTRVLPAGKYWLGFGEKLTLYDLSKPFPVSLDVDVLMQLAGFSEHVELVEVTDNEICLVFVNNNYKQVLAAGRHVFWKGLLTYYFQKEDITEIEIGSTVHKQLLEKQTLAYYVRQFKLEPSEKGLLFLDGAFSKLLDAGTYYWWKNATSISISKVDTRLTTMDIAGQEILTKDKAQIRINFSIQYHVVDVLKALLENKDFEKQLYMLMQLALRSYIGRMTLDELMDNKSAINAHVLEETASQVELLGVKVFHAGVKDIILPGDIREIMNQVLVAEKKAQANIITRREETASTRSLLNTAKLMEDNAMLFKLKEMEYVEKIAEKINNISVSGNGQIVDQLKQLFVK
- a CDS encoding Crp/Fnr family transcriptional regulator; translated protein: MITIQQEFFGIFEKELVTEMEQVAVIKKFMAGEVIIDIGQYIKFMPLLLDGVIKIIREDKNEGELLLYFLEKGDTCAMSIACCVGAKKSEIRAIADVDTTVAMIPNQYLDGWMGKYKSWRNFILESYSNRLNEMLTTVDNIAFSQMDVRIMNYLKEKATISQSQSIDVTHQIIATDLNTSRVVVSRILKSLENQGKILLQRNNIRLL
- a CDS encoding MBL fold metallo-hydrolase — protein: MFFQHIFESSLAHASYLIGCQAKGVAIVIDPKRDVDTYIALAEKNNLKITHIAETHIHADYLSGSLELAALTGAKLYLSEEGGPDWQYAVDHIGLKHQDEIKLGNLIFKVLHTPGHTPESISFLLTDTPATNEPVMLFTGDFVFVGDVGRPDLLENAAGLIGTKEIGAHQMFESLKIFANLPEYVQVWPAHGAGSACGKALGAVPSTTVGYEKIRNWALQYGNNEEGFVEELLNGQPEPPKYFAMMKKLNKINRPLLTAVPQYKELEANEFRAHYNAHVALVDTRHKLDFAKGFIPNSINIQNNKAFSNWAGWVLDYNQPFILIVAKEQLEEVTRKLMRIGLDQAIGFITPDSLTTLGIPLDKQEIIHFEEMNNALDNPNAQILDVRNDSEYKAGHIPNATHLFVGTLTENLHKIDPNKELYLYCQSGDRATIATSLLYRAGIKKIKNYSGSMKNWKDHKGKTVK